A window from Hemicordylus capensis ecotype Gifberg chromosome 2, rHemCap1.1.pri, whole genome shotgun sequence encodes these proteins:
- the TNFAIP8 gene encoding tumor necrosis factor alpha-induced protein 8 isoform X2: protein MKAVATDVFSSKSLAIQAQKKILGKMASKSVATALIDDTSSYVLDELYRVTREYIQNKKEAEKIIKNLIKTVIKLAILYRNNQFNQEEIILMEKFKKKVHQLAKTVVSFHQVDYTFDRNYLSKLLNDCRELLHQIIQRHLTAKSHGRINHVFDHFSDCEFLAALYNPFGSYKSHLQKLCEGVNKMLDEGNI, encoded by the coding sequence TGGCAACAGATGTCTTCAGTTCCAAAAGTTTGGCCATTCAGGCCCAGAAGAAAATTCTTGGCAAAATGGCCTCCAAATCAGTAGCAACTGCATTAATAGATGACACTAGCAGTTATGTGTTGGATGAACTCTACAGAGTGACAAGGGAATACATACAAAACAAGAAGGAGGCAGAGAAGATAATTAAAAATCTCATCAAGACTGTTATCAAGTTAGCTATACTCTACAGGAACAATCAGTTTAATCAGGAAGAGATCATTCTTATGGAGAAGTTCAAAAAGAAGGTTCACCAGCTGGCGAAAACTGTAGTTAGCTTCCATCAAGTGGATTATACATTTGACAGAAATTATTTGTCAAAACTGTTGAATGACTGTAGAGAACTGCTTCATCAAATCATCCAGCGTCACTTAACGGCAAAATCTCATGGACGCATCAACCACGTCTTTGATCACTTCTCAGATTGTGAATTTTTGGCTGCCTTGTACAATCCATTTGGATCTTACAAGTCTCACTTGCAGAAACTGTGTGAAGGTGTCAACAAAATGCTAGATGAGGGGAATATATAA
- the TNFAIP8 gene encoding tumor necrosis factor alpha-induced protein 8 isoform X4, which produces MASKSVATALIDDTSSYVLDELYRVTREYIQNKKEAEKIIKNLIKTVIKLAILYRNNQFNQEEIILMEKFKKKVHQLAKTVVSFHQVDYTFDRNYLSKLLNDCRELLHQIIQRHLTAKSHGRINHVFDHFSDCEFLAALYNPFGSYKSHLQKLCEGVNKMLDEGNI; this is translated from the coding sequence ATGGCCTCCAAATCAGTAGCAACTGCATTAATAGATGACACTAGCAGTTATGTGTTGGATGAACTCTACAGAGTGACAAGGGAATACATACAAAACAAGAAGGAGGCAGAGAAGATAATTAAAAATCTCATCAAGACTGTTATCAAGTTAGCTATACTCTACAGGAACAATCAGTTTAATCAGGAAGAGATCATTCTTATGGAGAAGTTCAAAAAGAAGGTTCACCAGCTGGCGAAAACTGTAGTTAGCTTCCATCAAGTGGATTATACATTTGACAGAAATTATTTGTCAAAACTGTTGAATGACTGTAGAGAACTGCTTCATCAAATCATCCAGCGTCACTTAACGGCAAAATCTCATGGACGCATCAACCACGTCTTTGATCACTTCTCAGATTGTGAATTTTTGGCTGCCTTGTACAATCCATTTGGATCTTACAAGTCTCACTTGCAGAAACTGTGTGAAGGTGTCAACAAAATGCTAGATGAGGGGAATATATAA
- the TNFAIP8 gene encoding tumor necrosis factor alpha-induced protein 8 isoform X1: MSSEADEPKEVATDVFSSKSLAIQAQKKILGKMASKSVATALIDDTSSYVLDELYRVTREYIQNKKEAEKIIKNLIKTVIKLAILYRNNQFNQEEIILMEKFKKKVHQLAKTVVSFHQVDYTFDRNYLSKLLNDCRELLHQIIQRHLTAKSHGRINHVFDHFSDCEFLAALYNPFGSYKSHLQKLCEGVNKMLDEGNI, encoded by the coding sequence TGGCAACAGATGTCTTCAGTTCCAAAAGTTTGGCCATTCAGGCCCAGAAGAAAATTCTTGGCAAAATGGCCTCCAAATCAGTAGCAACTGCATTAATAGATGACACTAGCAGTTATGTGTTGGATGAACTCTACAGAGTGACAAGGGAATACATACAAAACAAGAAGGAGGCAGAGAAGATAATTAAAAATCTCATCAAGACTGTTATCAAGTTAGCTATACTCTACAGGAACAATCAGTTTAATCAGGAAGAGATCATTCTTATGGAGAAGTTCAAAAAGAAGGTTCACCAGCTGGCGAAAACTGTAGTTAGCTTCCATCAAGTGGATTATACATTTGACAGAAATTATTTGTCAAAACTGTTGAATGACTGTAGAGAACTGCTTCATCAAATCATCCAGCGTCACTTAACGGCAAAATCTCATGGACGCATCAACCACGTCTTTGATCACTTCTCAGATTGTGAATTTTTGGCTGCCTTGTACAATCCATTTGGATCTTACAAGTCTCACTTGCAGAAACTGTGTGAAGGTGTCAACAAAATGCTAGATGAGGGGAATATATAA
- the TNFAIP8 gene encoding tumor necrosis factor alpha-induced protein 8 isoform X3 has protein sequence MATDVFSSKSLAIQAQKKILGKMASKSVATALIDDTSSYVLDELYRVTREYIQNKKEAEKIIKNLIKTVIKLAILYRNNQFNQEEIILMEKFKKKVHQLAKTVVSFHQVDYTFDRNYLSKLLNDCRELLHQIIQRHLTAKSHGRINHVFDHFSDCEFLAALYNPFGSYKSHLQKLCEGVNKMLDEGNI, from the coding sequence TGGCAACAGATGTCTTCAGTTCCAAAAGTTTGGCCATTCAGGCCCAGAAGAAAATTCTTGGCAAAATGGCCTCCAAATCAGTAGCAACTGCATTAATAGATGACACTAGCAGTTATGTGTTGGATGAACTCTACAGAGTGACAAGGGAATACATACAAAACAAGAAGGAGGCAGAGAAGATAATTAAAAATCTCATCAAGACTGTTATCAAGTTAGCTATACTCTACAGGAACAATCAGTTTAATCAGGAAGAGATCATTCTTATGGAGAAGTTCAAAAAGAAGGTTCACCAGCTGGCGAAAACTGTAGTTAGCTTCCATCAAGTGGATTATACATTTGACAGAAATTATTTGTCAAAACTGTTGAATGACTGTAGAGAACTGCTTCATCAAATCATCCAGCGTCACTTAACGGCAAAATCTCATGGACGCATCAACCACGTCTTTGATCACTTCTCAGATTGTGAATTTTTGGCTGCCTTGTACAATCCATTTGGATCTTACAAGTCTCACTTGCAGAAACTGTGTGAAGGTGTCAACAAAATGCTAGATGAGGGGAATATATAA